The following is a genomic window from Magnetococcales bacterium.
TCCCAGTGGGGGTTTGGGGGCGAAGCCCCCAATGTTTTTGACTTTGCCTTTGACTTTTTTGCCCGAAGGGCATCATGTTCTTCCAGCAAGGGGACGAGGTGCCCGAGGTCAAGGCGCAGCGCCAGTGCCGAAGCGGTTTCACCCTCCTGATCGGCGAGGGCGGGATCGGCCCCTGCCCGCAGCAGTTGCGAGATGAGTCCCAGGCTGTTGCGTTCCACGGCCAGATGCAGGGGTGGGCGTCCGGTGGGGGTTCGAGCGTTGACGTTGGTTCCCTTGGCGATCAACAGGGACGTTATGGCGTCATGGCCGAAGAAAATGGCGCAGTGGAGCGGCTGGTTTCCTTCAAGATTGACGATGTCCCAGCGGGCGCCATTGGCGAGCAGCAGCGTGGCCACCTCCAGATTGCCTTCCTGACAGGCCTGATAAAACGGGGTATCTCCGTAGCGGTCCCTGGCCTCGATGTCGGCGCCGTGACTGAGAAGAGTCCGTGCCACTTCCACATGGTTCCAGGAAGCGGCCCAGTGCAGCGGCGTTTCCAGATCGAGGTCGGTGGCGTCCACTTTGGCGCCGTGTTCCACCAGCATGAGGACCAGGGGGTGGTTGCCCCGGACCGTCGCCCAATGGAGCGGTGTCCAAAGGTAGTGGTCGGTGGCGTTGACATCGACGCCGGCGTGCAACAGGCGGAGTGCCAGTTTGTCCATCTCTTCCTGGATGGCCCGATGCAGTGGGGTCCAGCCCTCGCTGTCATGGGAATCAAGATGGCCCCCATGTTCGAGAGCGGTCATCACCTGTGATGGATCCCATCGATCCGTGTCATCGCTGGTCACATGTTTGCTCCCGGGAACATGATGCCCTTGGGGCATGTACGACTGAAGCCTGCGGTACAGCTTCAAACCATTCCGGGAAAACGATTCCCGGACCCATTTTCGATCAGACCTGAAATCCTGGGAATCGGTGCTGAAAAAACTTCTGAAAATTCCTGTCGAAGTGGCGATATTGATTTTATATTTGCATGAGTATTTCGTCAATGCGTGGGGTGGGTGTTTGTTTCCAATCAATCCTTTTATCGATGCCGCGGAAGGTGCCATGTCCAGATCGGAACATCTTTTTACCCAGGCCAGACGGTTGATTCCGGGGGGGGTCAATTCTCCGGTACGGGCCTTCAAGGCGGTGGGGGGGACCCCCGTGTTCATTCAGAGCGCCCAGGGGGCGTGGCTGATCGATGTCGATGGCCGCCGCTACATCGACTATGTCGGTTCGTGGGGACCGATGATCGTCGGGCACGCCCATCCCGAGGTGGTCGCTGCCGTCCTGGAGGCACTGCGCCGTGGCGCCTCTTTTGGCGCCCCGACCGAGGCGGAGGTCTTGCTTGCCGAGCGGATTACCCAAGAGGTGCCATCCATGGAAATGGTACGGCTGGTCAATTCGGGAACCGAGGCGACGATGAGTGCCGTTCGTCTGGCCCGGGCCGTTACCGGACGCGATGCCCTATTGATGTTCGAGGGGTGCTATCATGGTCATGGAGATGCCTTTCTGGCCAAGGCCGGTTCGGGATTGGCCACGTTCGGGGTTCCTTCATCGCCTGGGGTGCCACGGGCCACGGTGCAACAGACATGGACCCTTCCCTACAATGATCTTGATGGGGTGGCCGAACTTTTCGCGCGGCATGATGCGGACATTGCCGCCGTCATCGTCGAACCGGTTGCGGGAAACATGGGCTGCATTCTTCCCAAACCCGGTTTTCTCCAGGGGCTGGCGACGTTGTGCCGGCGTCATGGCGCCCTGTTGATCTTCGATGAGGTCATGACCGGATTCCGGGTCGCCCGTGGCGGGGCCCAGGCATATCATGGCATCACTCCCGACCTGACGACCCTGGGCAAGATTATCGGCGGCGGATTGCCCGTGGGGGCCTATGGTGGCCGACGGGACCTGATGGAACAGGTCGCCCCGGCGGGACCGGTGTATCAGGCGGGGACCCTTTCGGGCAATCCCCTGGCGACCGCGGCGGGTCTGGCGACGCTCGATCTGATCTCCCGGCCTGGTTTTTATGAAACCCTGGAATGGCGCGGCCAGCGTCTGGGCGATGGCGTGTCCACGGTTCTGACCAGCGCTGGCATTCCCCATGTCATCACCCGCGCCGGTTCCATGTTCGGGCTCTTCTTTACGGACAAACA
Proteins encoded in this region:
- a CDS encoding ankyrin repeat domain-containing protein, whose amino-acid sequence is MTALEHGGHLDSHDSEGWTPLHRAIQEEMDKLALRLLHAGVDVNATDHYLWTPLHWATVRGNHPLVLMLVEHGAKVDATDLDLETPLHWAASWNHVEVARTLLSHGADIEARDRYGDTPFYQACQEGNLEVATLLLANGARWDIVNLEGNQPLHCAIFFGHDAITSLLIAKGTNVNARTPTGRPPLHLAVERNSLGLISQLLRAGADPALADQEGETASALALRLDLGHLVPLLEEHDALRAKKSKAKSKTLGASPPNPHW
- the hemL gene encoding glutamate-1-semialdehyde 2,1-aminomutase, which encodes MSRSEHLFTQARRLIPGGVNSPVRAFKAVGGTPVFIQSAQGAWLIDVDGRRYIDYVGSWGPMIVGHAHPEVVAAVLEALRRGASFGAPTEAEVLLAERITQEVPSMEMVRLVNSGTEATMSAVRLARAVTGRDALLMFEGCYHGHGDAFLAKAGSGLATFGVPSSPGVPRATVQQTWTLPYNDLDGVAELFARHDADIAAVIVEPVAGNMGCILPKPGFLQGLATLCRRHGALLIFDEVMTGFRVARGGAQAYHGITPDLTTLGKIIGGGLPVGAYGGRRDLMEQVAPAGPVYQAGTLSGNPLATAAGLATLDLISRPGFYETLEWRGQRLGDGVSTVLTSAGIPHVITRAGSMFGLFFTDKHPLHDFADAQTSDLNRFRKWFHGMLNEGVYLAPSQFEAGFVSQAHDDSVIDATIEAARRVARTLMDV